GACCCTCGAGATGGAACACGAGGCGGCCATCGAACACGTCCGGGAGGTCTGTGAAGAGTCCGGATTCGGGATCCCCGTCGAGTTCTCGCCGTCGGAACTACTCAACGAGAAGGTCGACGCCGACCGCGATCCCTACTACGTTCTCGGGGCGTGCAACCCGGCCGTGGCCGATCGTGCGCTGGACGCGACCGACGGCCGGATCGGCGCGCTGTTTCCGTGCAACATGGTCATCTGGGAGCGGGAGCCGGGAGTGCAGGTGGTGTATCACGTGTCGATCATGCGGATCGCGCGACTGCTGGGAATGGCAGTCGACGACGCGGAGATGGACCGAATCGTCGCCGACACCGGAGAACTCGCCGACGACGTCTTCGAGAAACTCGAAAACGAACGGGGCGAGTGAGGGTTCGTAAGGTCACGACTCGCTATCAGTTCGCCCTCGTTCGTTCCGTTCTGCGTCGAGTTCCGACTCGAGTTCGTCGATTCGTCGGTCCTGTTCCTCGAGTTTCGCCCGCAGTTCCGCGTCCGTCTCGGCCGTCGAACTGTTCTCTGTCCCACGGCGCAGGAGGAACACGGCGACGATAACTGCGACTCCAACGAAGGCGCCGAAAAAGGCGAGCATGAGCAGGACGATGAGTAGTTCCGGTCCGCCGGGAACCTGGAGCACCATACCTGGGACACGGCAGGGAACCTAAAAAAACCGTTCCGGGGAGCAGACGGCGGCCAGGATTCACGACCGTTGCGATCCGAAATCCGCCAGCGACGTCTGTAATCCGGCACACAGTCTCGATTTCCGGCGGAGATCTGCGAGGGAAACCGGGAGGTGGGGTGTGATTTCCCGGATTGCCTCGCCGAACGTCTCGGTTTCCCCAGGCTCGTCGTCGAACGCGTTCCGAACCGTCTCCCGGACTTGCCAGACGCCGACTGGCCCCCAGTAGTCGTCGGAGACGTGTCTGAGCACGAGCGCCTTGGCCTGACGATTCCGATCCTGGAGGTGTTCGAGAACTGCCAGTCGGGCGGCGTAGTAGGCGCCGGCGGTCTCTTCGACGTATCCCGTTCGACCGTCCCGGCCTTCGGCGTCGGCAGCGAGCCAGACGCCGGCCTCGGGATCCGGGTTCCAGATCGATCCCGGCGCTTTCATTTCCACGAGTTCGAATTCCCAGTTCCCCGGCGCGAGAACGATCCAGAAGGCGTTTCCGAGATAGTCGTTTCGGTGGACTTCCACGGTGTCGATACTCTGTGTGTTCCGGATCGTCCCCCGAAGGAACTGCCCGACGGTGTCGTCGACGGCGGTGATCGACCACCGCGTCGGAACCAGCCGGCGGTTCTCCCGCTCGCCGAGCGCGCCTGCCGACAGGATCGTGTTTATTTCGTAGACGTCGAACCCCCGGCGATAGAGGTAGTTCATCGCGCCGGTCGCCCGCCAGTCGTCGTCCTCGAGAGTTTTTTGAACCGGCCGGGGGACGTGCGGGTTCTCCGTGAGGTCCGCGCTGTCGGCGGGCGCCCGCGGTCCGGTCGGCGTCGACACGTCGGCGTCGTTCACGTCGAAATCGAGATCGGGCCGGTCCTCGAGGCCGATCTCGACTCCGACGGGTCGGTCGGCGATCGCGACCTCCCGCTGGGTGCCGAGAAAGCCGTCCCAGGCGTCGTAGACGGACCCGCACCCATCTCCATCCCCGGCGGCGGTTCGGTTCCCGAATCCGGTGGCACCCTCGGTGACGTCGACACGATTCGTGGAGTTGAGGAGACTCGTCCGGCGCTGGAATACCCCCTCGATCGAGATGTCTTCGTCGTACCACTCGGCGCTGGTCTCGAACCGGGCGGCCTCCTCCTCGCGGCCGACCGGAGAGAGGATTCCAGTCGACACCCGCGGGTAGTTCGTTCGGCCGACGAAGACGGACGGCGAGACGCTCCCGACGACGGCGTCACCCGAGACCGTCTCCTCGAAGCGGTCCTGGAACGTTTCGAGGTGATCGAGGATGTCGTAGGACTTCTCCTCGGCGAGCTGTCGCCGGCGGGCCCGCTCGTTCACCTCGAGGTCGAGATACTCGTCCAGCCGCATTCATCGATGGTTGGCCGGGGGTACGCTTCAACGTTTCTTCGGTGGCGCTCCCGGTCGGCCGGCGACATTCGGCCTGGTTTCGAAAGAATGGCGAACAGCCGGTGTATTCCCGTTCCCGCGGCGGCACACCGGACTCCCGCCGAGTCCACTCGACTCACTTCGTTCGTTTCGTTACCTCGCCGACTTCCCCCTCGCTTGCTAGCGCTCGCTCGCGGGAATCCCGCCGGAACCGCGCGCGGACTGATCGTCAGGTCACGGTTCGGCTGGTTCGCGATCGTATAAAAGCGTGGACGCGGATTCCAGAATCGGGCCGGGCCGGCGACCGAATGTGACGAGGCGGTGGCCGATCAGCTGTGGATGCCCATCGCTTCGATCTGTTCCTGGTAGCGGTTGCGGATGGTGACTTCGGTGACCTGGGCGACGTCGGCGACTTCGCGCTGGGTTTTCTTCTCGTTGCACAGAAGCGAGGCAGCGTAGATCGCGGCGGCGGCGTAGCCCGTGGGGGATTTCCCCGAAAGGAGTCCCTTCTCGGCGGTGGTCTCGATGATCTCGTTTGCTTTCCCCTGTACCTCCTCGGAGAGTTCGAGTTCCGAACAGAACCGGGGGACGTACTTCTTCGGATCGACCGGTTTCATCTCCAGGCCGAGTTCCTGGGAGATGTACCGGTACGTCCGACCGATTTCCTTGCGCTCGACCCGCGAGACCTCCGAAATCTCCTCGAGCGACCGGGGAATCCCTTCCTTCCTGCAGGCGGCATAGAGGGCGGCGGTGGCGACGCCCTCGATCGAGCGGCCGCGGATGAGGTCTTCATCGAGCGCGCGCCGGTAGATGACGGAAGCGACCTCCCGGACGGAGCGTGGCACGCCCAGCGCCGATGCCATGCGGTCGATCTCCGAGAGGGCAAACTGGAGGTTGCGCTCGCCGGCGTCCTTGGTGCGGATGCGTTCCTGCCACTTGCGCAGCCGGTGCATCTGCGAGCGCTTCTTCGAGGAAATGGACCGCCCGTAGGCGTCCTTGTCCTTCCAGTCGATCGTGGTTGTCAGCCCCTTGTCGTGCATCGTCCGGGTCGTCGGCGCGCCAACCCGCGACTTCTCCTGGCGTTCGGAGTGGTTGAACGCCCGCCACTCCGGCCCGGGATCGATCTGCTCTTCCTCGACGATGAGCCCCGTCTCCTCGTGTATGAGTTCCCCGTCAGCCGTTCTGACCAGGTCTTCCGGATCGACCTCGTCGAGATCGAGTTCCTCCTCGGCGGCCTCGTCTTCTTCCTGCCACGTCTGCTCCCGTTGCTCCCGCTGACGCGTGGGCCGTGTCATCGCATTTTTATACTATTCCGGTATACATACTTAAAGATTGATTCATGCGGCGAAAAACACCGGATCCGCACCGGCAGACGAACCAGCTAAACGTCCGCGCGTCCGACGGCAGATATGCCGGTTATCGAGGCTGATCCGGCCGCCGCCCGCGAGCGTCTCGAGGCGGCCGGCGTCGACGTATCGCCGGGCAACACCGACCACGAGGAGTGGCGCGCCGAGCGGGGGGGCGCCGTCGCGGTCGCGTACGCCGACAAGATCGTCGTCCAGGGCGCCTCGCCGACGGATCTCACCCTCCTGCTCGAGGAGGGAGGTGGCCGGGCACACGTCTACTTCGACGGCGCGAGCCGGGGGAATCCGGGTCCGGCGGCGGTCGGGTGGGTACTGGTCACGAGCGACGGCATCGTCGCCGAGGGCGGCGAGCGGATCGGCGAGGCGACCAACAACCAGGCGGAGTATCGCGCCCTCATCAGGGCGCTCGAGGCGGCCCGGGACTACGGGTTCGACGAGGTCGACGTCCGCGGGGATTCCGAACTCATCGTCAAACAGGTCCGGGGGGAGTGGGACGCGAACGATCCGAGGCTGCGCGAACTTCGGGTCAGGGTTCGCGAACTCCTGTCGTCGTTCGATCGGTGGTCGATCGCACACGTTCCACGTGAAATAAACGACCGCGCCGACGAACTGGCGAACGAGGCGCTCGATGACTGACGCGGAATCGAACGGAAACGACGGAGGCTCGGCCGAGAAACTTCCCGAGGCGACCGTCGACGAGGTAGAACGGCTCACTCGCCTCGCCAGACGGGCGTCCGACGACGACGAGGCCGCCCTCTACCGTCGTGAACGAGATCGACTCCTCCAGGAGTACGGGTTCGCGCCGCGATATCGCGAGAGTGACGACACGCTCGTCTGTTACCCGAGCGAGTGGATGGCGGACGGCACCGCCCAACTGGACCGGATCGAGGATCCGGATCGGGCCAGCGAAATAACGCTTTCCGGACCGGGAGATCCCGATCGCTACGACGAGGTGGAGACACACAACGCCGAGATCGTCGAAGCGGTGGCCGACCAGTACGGCGCCGTCCACGGGGCGAACGCCCGCGCGTTCGCCGACTTCATGGGGAACCACTACGTCAAGCGGGTCGATCGGGCGACGGCAGACGAGATCGCGGAGTTCAGAGAGGAATACTTCCCCAGAAACGCCTGGCCGAGCGACGAACAGCGCGATCGGATCGCCCAGTCGCTTTCGTACGTGTTCGAGGCCGCCGACGGGTCGCTTCCTCCGGGGACACAGCTCTCGGAGGAATTGGAGTGAGTTCGTAGCGAGTCGTTGTCCCGAACCGGCCGTGCCCGAAGCGGCCGGCGTCGACGTCGTTCGTGCCTGAAACTACAGCTGTTCGTCGACGAGCGCTTCGATCTCCCCGGCGCGCTCCTCGTCGGTGACGAACTTCTCGAAGACCCACTCGAGCTGGCTCAACACGGCGTCCTGCCCCGCACGGGTGAGCTCGTACTGGTTGGTTCGTTTGTCGAGTTCGCTCTTTTCGATCAGGCCGAGTTCGACGAGGTCGTCGAGGTTGGGGTACAGCCGCCCGTGGTTGACTTCCGTCCCGTAGTATGCCTCGAGTTCCCGCTTGATCGCGAGCCCGTACATCGGTTCCTTCGCCAGGATGGTCAGTATGTTCTGCTGGAACGCCGTGAGGTCACGCACCACGCCTACTTCGTCCTCAACTGTTTGTGCCTCTGACATACCCGACCGAAGGACATCCGCATATTTAACGTTTAGTAACTGGGAGTA
The Halalkaliarchaeum desulfuricum DNA segment above includes these coding regions:
- a CDS encoding DUF7108 family protein → MTDAESNGNDGGSAEKLPEATVDEVERLTRLARRASDDDEAALYRRERDRLLQEYGFAPRYRESDDTLVCYPSEWMADGTAQLDRIEDPDRASEITLSGPGDPDRYDEVETHNAEIVEAVADQYGAVHGANARAFADFMGNHYVKRVDRATADEIAEFREEYFPRNAWPSDEQRDRIAQSLSYVFEAADGSLPPGTQLSEELE
- a CDS encoding preprotein translocase subunit TatA; the protein is MVLQVPGGPELLIVLLMLAFFGAFVGVAVIVAVFLLRRGTENSSTAETDAELRAKLEEQDRRIDELESELDAERNERGRTDSES
- a CDS encoding DUF302 domain-containing protein, whose translation is MSLPFDPDEIDPEEYGETQTTLEMEHEAAIEHVREVCEESGFGIPVEFSPSELLNEKVDADRDPYYVLGACNPAVADRALDATDGRIGALFPCNMVIWEREPGVQVVYHVSIMRIARLLGMAVDDAEMDRIVADTGELADDVFEKLENERGE
- the nreA gene encoding DNA repair protein NreA, translating into MRLDEYLDLEVNERARRRQLAEEKSYDILDHLETFQDRFEETVSGDAVVGSVSPSVFVGRTNYPRVSTGILSPVGREEEAARFETSAEWYDEDISIEGVFQRRTSLLNSTNRVDVTEGATGFGNRTAAGDGDGCGSVYDAWDGFLGTQREVAIADRPVGVEIGLEDRPDLDFDVNDADVSTPTGPRAPADSADLTENPHVPRPVQKTLEDDDWRATGAMNYLYRRGFDVYEINTILSAGALGERENRRLVPTRWSITAVDDTVGQFLRGTIRNTQSIDTVEVHRNDYLGNAFWIVLAPGNWEFELVEMKAPGSIWNPDPEAGVWLAADAEGRDGRTGYVEETAGAYYAARLAVLEHLQDRNRQAKALVLRHVSDDYWGPVGVWQVRETVRNAFDDEPGETETFGEAIREITPHLPVSLADLRRKSRLCAGLQTSLADFGSQRS
- a CDS encoding transcription initiation factor IIB, encoding MTRPTRQREQREQTWQEEDEAAEEELDLDEVDPEDLVRTADGELIHEETGLIVEEEQIDPGPEWRAFNHSERQEKSRVGAPTTRTMHDKGLTTTIDWKDKDAYGRSISSKKRSQMHRLRKWQERIRTKDAGERNLQFALSEIDRMASALGVPRSVREVASVIYRRALDEDLIRGRSIEGVATAALYAACRKEGIPRSLEEISEVSRVERKEIGRTYRYISQELGLEMKPVDPKKYVPRFCSELELSEEVQGKANEIIETTAEKGLLSGKSPTGYAAAAIYAASLLCNEKKTQREVADVAQVTEVTIRNRYQEQIEAMGIHS
- the rnhA gene encoding ribonuclease HI, which gives rise to MPVIEADPAAARERLEAAGVDVSPGNTDHEEWRAERGGAVAVAYADKIVVQGASPTDLTLLLEEGGGRAHVYFDGASRGNPGPAAVGWVLVTSDGIVAEGGERIGEATNNQAEYRALIRALEAARDYGFDEVDVRGDSELIVKQVRGEWDANDPRLRELRVRVRELLSSFDRWSIAHVPREINDRADELANEALDD
- a CDS encoding PadR family transcriptional regulator, translating into MSEAQTVEDEVGVVRDLTAFQQNILTILAKEPMYGLAIKRELEAYYGTEVNHGRLYPNLDDLVELGLIEKSELDKRTNQYELTRAGQDAVLSQLEWVFEKFVTDEERAGEIEALVDEQL